The following proteins come from a genomic window of Synechococcus sp. BIOS-E4-1:
- a CDS encoding Nif11-like leader peptide family natural product precursor produces the protein MSNEQLEFFLAKAKGDTHLQEKLKTAKSAEEVVCLAKEYGCEFTSEKLSKLSKEELEHVAGGCWMNTCWGYGPGTAAAPDWN, from the coding sequence ATGTCCAATGAACAACTCGAGTTTTTCCTTGCCAAAGCTAAAGGCGATACACACCTTCAAGAAAAGCTCAAAACAGCTAAGTCTGCTGAAGAAGTCGTGTGTCTCGCTAAAGAATATGGCTGCGAATTTACTTCGGAGAAACTCAGTAAACTTAGTAAAGAGGAGTTAGAGCATGTAGCGGGTGGATGCTGGATGAACACCTGCTGGGGGTACGGGCCAGGAACAGCTGCAGCTCCAGATTGGAACTAA